A window from Ictalurus punctatus breed USDA103 unplaced genomic scaffold, Coco_2.0 Super-Scaffold_100046, whole genome shotgun sequence encodes these proteins:
- the LOC128630035 gene encoding kinetochore-associated protein 1-like: MHAVAKEIVPINGADLLNISNILLEKWLCTPGQTNGKDLQYQDSVTDLTEDPDLMRVVYLLQMHSMDMRHVCSVPS, encoded by the exons ATGCACGCAGTGGCTAAAGAGATTGTACCCATTAACGGTGCTGACCTTCTCAATATCAGTAATATCCTTCTAGAGAAGTGGCTTTGCACACCAGGGCAGACAAATGGCAAG GACCTCCAGTACCAGGACTCTGTGACTGATCTTACTGAGGATCCTGATCTCATGAG AGTGGTGTATTTGCTGCAGATGCACTCCATGGATATGAGGCACGTCTGCTCAGTCCCATCCTGA